One window from the genome of Rhodopseudomonas sp. P2A-2r encodes:
- the mraY gene encoding phospho-N-acetylmuramoyl-pentapeptide-transferase, which translates to MFYWLIDISGSVPVFNVFRYITFRTGGAMVTGALFVFLFGPWIIDNLRLRQGKGQPIRSDGPQSHLAKVGTPTMGGLMILSGLVVSTLLWANPRNPYVWIVLAVTLGFGFVGFYDDYLKVTKQTEAGFAGRTRLAIETAIAALACFAFVKLGRDPLSSSLVIPFFKDVIINFGWFFVIFGAFIVVGAGNAVNLTDGLDGLAIVPVMIAAASFGMISYLAGNAVFSDYLQINYVAGTGELAVLCGAVLGAGLGFLWFNAPPASIFMGDTGSLALGGMLGSIAVAVKHEIVLAVIGGLFVLEAVSVIVQVASFKLTGKRVFRMAPIHHHFEQKGWTEPQIVIRFWIISVMLALVGLSTLKLR; encoded by the coding sequence ATGTTTTACTGGTTGATCGATATTTCCGGCAGCGTCCCGGTCTTCAACGTGTTCCGCTACATCACCTTCCGCACCGGCGGTGCCATGGTGACCGGCGCGCTGTTCGTGTTCCTGTTCGGGCCGTGGATCATCGACAATCTGCGGCTGCGCCAGGGCAAGGGCCAGCCGATCCGCAGCGACGGGCCGCAGTCGCATCTGGCCAAGGTCGGCACCCCGACCATGGGCGGGCTGATGATCCTGTCGGGCCTCGTGGTGTCCACCTTGCTGTGGGCCAATCCGCGCAATCCCTATGTGTGGATCGTGCTGGCGGTGACGCTGGGCTTCGGCTTCGTCGGCTTCTATGACGACTATCTGAAGGTGACCAAGCAGACCGAAGCCGGCTTCGCCGGCCGCACCCGTCTGGCCATCGAGACGGCCATCGCGGCACTGGCCTGCTTTGCCTTCGTCAAGCTTGGCCGCGATCCGCTGTCGAGTTCGCTGGTGATTCCGTTCTTCAAGGACGTGATCATCAACTTCGGCTGGTTCTTCGTGATCTTCGGCGCCTTCATCGTGGTCGGCGCCGGCAATGCGGTGAACCTGACCGACGGCCTCGACGGCCTGGCTATCGTCCCTGTGATGATCGCGGCTGCGTCGTTCGGCATGATCTCCTACCTCGCCGGCAACGCGGTGTTCTCCGACTACCTGCAGATCAACTACGTCGCCGGCACCGGCGAACTGGCGGTGCTGTGCGGCGCGGTGCTCGGCGCCGGCCTCGGCTTCCTGTGGTTCAACGCGCCGCCGGCCTCGATCTTCATGGGCGACACCGGATCGCTGGCGCTGGGCGGCATGCTCGGTTCCATCGCCGTGGCCGTGAAGCACGAGATCGTGCTGGCGGTCATCGGTGGCCTGTTCGTGCTCGAAGCCGTGTCGGTCATCGTGCAGGTGGCCTCGTTCAAGCTGACCGGCAAGCGCGTGTTCCGGATGGCGCCGATCCATCATCATTTCGAGCAGAAGGGCTGGACCGAACCGCAGATCGTGATCCGGTTCTGGATCATCTCGGTGATGCTGGCGCTGGTCGGCCTGTCGACGCTGAAGTTGCGGTGA
- a CDS encoding UDP-N-acetylmuramoylalanyl-D-glutamyl-2,6-diaminopimelate--D-alanyl-D-alanine ligase: MSEILWTTEAMAEAMRAEASGSLPAGITCLSIDTRTIAPNEAYFAIKGDVHDGHAFVDAALKAGAGLAVVERAQRSKFAADAPLLVVDDVLAALVDLARAARARLGAQIIAVTGSVGKTSTKEALRRVLEAQGETHASVASFNNHWGVPLSLARCSETARFAIFEIGMNHSGEIEPLVKLVRPHFAVITTVEPVHLEFFAGIEAIADAKAEIFLGLEPGGTAILNRDNGQFDRLQAQATKAGVSRIVSFGTDEKSEARLLDVALHPTCSAVHASILGHDVTYKVGMPGRHMAMNSLAVLAAASLMGADLALAALTLSQVQPATGRGARHVLELAGGEATLIDESYNANPASMAAALNVLGAAAIGPHGRRIAVLGDMLELGPQGAELHRGLLGAIQANNVDLVFCCGPLMRQLWDALSSGKRGGYADSSAALESQVLAGIRAGDAVMVKGSLGSRMKPIVTALEKRFPGKAALDDAAV; this comes from the coding sequence ATGAGCGAAATCCTGTGGACCACCGAGGCGATGGCCGAGGCGATGCGCGCCGAGGCTAGCGGCTCCTTGCCAGCCGGCATCACCTGCCTGTCGATCGACACTCGGACCATCGCGCCGAACGAGGCCTATTTCGCCATCAAGGGTGACGTCCATGACGGCCACGCTTTCGTCGATGCGGCTCTGAAGGCCGGCGCCGGGCTCGCGGTGGTCGAACGCGCACAGCGCAGCAAATTCGCCGCCGACGCGCCGCTGCTGGTGGTCGATGACGTGCTGGCGGCGCTGGTCGATCTGGCGCGCGCCGCGCGCGCCCGGCTCGGCGCGCAGATCATTGCGGTCACCGGCTCGGTGGGCAAGACCTCCACCAAGGAAGCGCTGCGCCGCGTGCTCGAGGCCCAGGGCGAGACCCATGCCTCGGTGGCCTCGTTCAACAATCACTGGGGCGTGCCGCTGTCGCTGGCGCGCTGCTCGGAGACCGCGCGCTTTGCCATCTTCGAAATCGGCATGAACCATTCCGGCGAGATTGAGCCGCTGGTGAAACTGGTGCGACCGCATTTCGCGGTCATCACCACCGTCGAGCCCGTGCATCTGGAGTTCTTCGCCGGCATCGAGGCCATCGCCGACGCCAAGGCCGAGATTTTTCTGGGACTAGAGCCCGGCGGCACCGCCATTCTCAACCGCGACAACGGCCAGTTCGACCGGCTGCAGGCGCAAGCGACGAAGGCCGGCGTCTCGCGCATCGTGTCGTTCGGCACCGACGAGAAATCGGAAGCGCGGCTGCTCGATGTGGCGCTGCACCCGACCTGTTCGGCGGTGCATGCCAGCATTCTCGGCCATGACGTCACCTACAAGGTCGGCATGCCCGGCCGCCACATGGCGATGAATTCGCTGGCGGTGCTGGCGGCGGCCTCGCTGATGGGCGCCGACTTGGCGCTGGCGGCGCTGACCCTGTCGCAGGTGCAGCCGGCGACCGGACGCGGCGCCCGACACGTCCTGGAACTCGCAGGCGGCGAGGCCACCCTCATCGACGAGAGCTACAACGCCAATCCGGCCTCGATGGCGGCGGCGCTGAATGTGCTGGGCGCTGCCGCCATCGGGCCGCACGGCCGCCGCATCGCGGTGCTCGGCGACATGCTGGAACTCGGCCCCCAGGGCGCCGAATTGCACCGCGGACTGCTGGGAGCGATCCAGGCCAACAACGTCGATCTGGTGTTTTGCTGTGGTCCCCTGATGCGCCAGCTGTGGGATGCCCTTTCCTCCGGCAAGCGGGGCGGCTATGCCGACAGTTCGGCGGCGCTCGAATCGCAGGTGCTCGCCGGAATCCGGGCCGGCGACGCCGTGATGGTTAAGGGCTCGCTCGGCTCGCGTATGAAACCGATTGTTACCGCGCTCGAAAAGCGCTTTCCCGGCAAGGCCGCGCTCGATGATGCCGCGGTATAG
- a CDS encoding DMT family transporter, protein MLGFVGVVIFGGTLPATRIAVAAIDPFALTALRTAIAGLCALTLLLILRRPLPARRLWPQLAIAMLCIAVAFPFLMAVALQSVDASHGSVVLGILPLATACVAVAITHERPKPLFWIASLIGAAIVVAFALRQGGGALSAGDLLLFAAVAASAVGYGFSGRLTAQMPGWEVISWVLVMALPISLPAAAFTWPADVAAIPLKPWLALLYVAVFSQWIGFFAWNAGMALGGIARVSQVQLLQPFVTFAFAAAFNDEAITLQVVLFAAAVICVVAISARSRTLPAPVAPV, encoded by the coding sequence ATGCTCGGCTTTGTTGGCGTGGTCATCTTCGGCGGCACGCTGCCGGCGACACGGATTGCTGTCGCCGCGATCGATCCGTTCGCCCTCACCGCGTTGCGCACGGCCATTGCCGGCTTGTGCGCGCTGACGCTGCTGTTGATTCTGCGCCGGCCGTTGCCGGCGCGCCGGCTGTGGCCGCAACTGGCGATCGCGATGCTGTGCATCGCCGTGGCATTTCCATTTTTGATGGCGGTCGCCTTGCAAAGCGTCGACGCCTCGCACGGCAGTGTGGTGCTGGGCATCCTGCCGCTGGCCACCGCCTGCGTCGCCGTCGCCATTACCCACGAGCGCCCGAAACCGCTGTTCTGGATCGCTTCCCTCATCGGCGCCGCCATCGTCGTCGCCTTCGCGCTGCGCCAGGGCGGCGGCGCGTTGTCGGCAGGCGACCTGCTGCTGTTCGCGGCGGTGGCGGCATCCGCAGTCGGCTATGGATTTTCCGGTCGGCTGACAGCGCAGATGCCCGGCTGGGAAGTGATCAGCTGGGTGCTGGTGATGGCGCTGCCGATCTCTCTGCCGGCCGCGGCGTTCACCTGGCCCGCCGACGTCGCCGCGATTCCGCTGAAACCGTGGCTGGCTCTGCTCTACGTCGCCGTGTTCTCGCAATGGATCGGCTTCTTCGCCTGGAACGCCGGCATGGCGCTGGGCGGCATCGCCCGGGTGTCGCAGGTGCAATTGCTGCAACCCTTCGTCACCTTCGCCTTCGCTGCTGCCTTCAATGACGAGGCGATCACGCTGCAGGTGGTGCTGTTCGCCGCGGCCGTTATCTGCGTGGTCGCCATCAGTGCGCGCAGCCGGACGCTACCGGCGCCGGTCGCCCCGGTCTAG
- a CDS encoding N-acetylmuramoyl-L-alanine amidase, translating into MATGSYASSGADSKRQRPLPIPKGAADLPLFTPDSSVVSDVIPSANFGERNNGRLADMIVLHYTGMPDVEGAIARLCTAGTDVSAHYIVLEDGRIVQTVPEAKRAWHAGVGYWAGEEDINSCSIGIEIINRGHDWGYPDFPRRQIAAVIALCRGIMLRHELPAHRVLGHSDVAPSRKKDPGEKFPWHSLANSGVGHWVLPAPIVRGETIKFGAEGDDVLALQHALARYGYGIAANGKYDSSTMEVVTAFQRHFRPERVDGITDHSTLTTLQALLGSLPAETVAAR; encoded by the coding sequence ATGGCTACAGGCTCCTACGCATCATCCGGGGCTGATTCGAAGCGTCAACGTCCACTGCCGATTCCAAAGGGCGCTGCGGACCTGCCCCTCTTCACCCCCGACTCCTCGGTGGTCTCCGACGTGATCCCGTCAGCCAACTTCGGCGAGCGCAACAACGGGCGGCTCGCCGACATGATCGTGCTGCACTATACCGGCATGCCCGACGTGGAAGGCGCCATCGCGCGGCTGTGCACCGCCGGCACCGACGTCTCCGCGCATTATATCGTGCTGGAAGACGGCCGCATCGTGCAAACCGTGCCGGAGGCGAAGCGGGCGTGGCATGCCGGCGTCGGCTATTGGGCCGGCGAGGAAGACATCAATTCCTGCTCGATCGGCATCGAGATCATCAATCGCGGCCACGACTGGGGCTATCCGGATTTTCCGCGCCGGCAGATCGCCGCGGTTATCGCGCTGTGCCGCGGCATCATGCTGCGCCACGAACTGCCGGCGCATCGCGTGCTCGGCCATTCCGATGTGGCGCCGTCGCGCAAGAAGGATCCCGGCGAGAAGTTTCCGTGGCATTCGCTGGCCAATTCCGGCGTCGGCCACTGGGTGCTGCCGGCACCGATCGTGCGCGGCGAGACCATCAAGTTCGGCGCCGAGGGCGATGACGTGCTGGCACTGCAGCATGCGCTGGCGCGCTACGGCTACGGCATCGCGGCGAACGGCAAGTACGATTCGTCGACCATGGAAGTGGTCACCGCATTCCAGCGCCATTTCCGGCCCGAACGAGTCGACGGCATCACCGATCATTCGACCCTGACCACCCTGCAGGCGCTGCTCGGCAGCCTGCCGGCCGAGACCGTCGCAGCGCGCTAG
- the rsmH gene encoding 16S rRNA (cytosine(1402)-N(4))-methyltransferase RsmH codes for MTAPAPRHIPVLGHEAVDLLAPREDGVYVDATFGAGGYSRMLLATPGTRVIGIDRDRTAIAGGFDLVDQSGGRLSLVEDRFSHLADVCAGQGEPLVDGVVMDVGVSSMQIDQAERGFSFRFSGPLDMRMGHDGPTAADVVAKASEADLANIIYIFGEERHSRAVAKAIVAARKEAPILTTDELVAVVSKVVWAKPGELHPATRTFQALRIFVNEELDELHLALAAAERVLKPGGRLAVVSFHSLEDRIVKNFLNERSKTGGGSRHLPEIGLSRPRFHLLTKRPIVAGGEEVTANPRARSAKLRAAERTDAPAQDAGPLPGWPTLATVLRGG; via the coding sequence ATGACCGCGCCTGCACCACGCCATATCCCGGTGCTCGGCCACGAGGCCGTCGACTTGCTCGCGCCCCGCGAAGACGGCGTCTATGTCGATGCCACCTTCGGTGCCGGCGGCTATTCCCGCATGCTTCTCGCCACGCCCGGAACCCGGGTCATCGGCATCGACCGCGACCGCACTGCCATCGCCGGCGGCTTTGATCTGGTCGATCAATCCGGGGGCCGGCTGTCGCTGGTGGAGGACCGCTTCTCGCATCTCGCCGACGTTTGCGCCGGGCAGGGCGAACCATTGGTCGACGGCGTGGTGATGGATGTCGGCGTGTCCTCGATGCAGATCGATCAGGCCGAGCGCGGCTTTTCGTTCCGGTTCAGCGGGCCGCTCGACATGCGCATGGGCCATGACGGGCCGACCGCAGCCGACGTGGTGGCGAAGGCCTCCGAGGCGGATCTCGCCAACATCATCTATATTTTCGGCGAGGAGCGGCATTCCCGTGCCGTCGCCAAGGCCATCGTCGCTGCCCGCAAGGAGGCGCCGATCCTCACCACCGACGAACTGGTCGCCGTCGTTTCCAAAGTCGTCTGGGCCAAGCCCGGCGAGCTCCATCCGGCGACGCGCACGTTCCAGGCGCTGCGGATCTTCGTCAACGAGGAACTCGACGAGCTGCACCTGGCCTTGGCCGCTGCCGAGCGCGTGCTGAAGCCGGGCGGCCGCCTCGCGGTGGTCTCGTTCCATTCGCTGGAAGACCGCATCGTCAAGAATTTCCTGAACGAGCGCAGCAAGACCGGCGGCGGCTCGCGGCATCTGCCGGAGATCGGGCTCTCCCGTCCGCGCTTCCACTTGCTCACCAAACGCCCGATCGTGGCGGGTGGCGAGGAAGTCACCGCCAACCCGCGCGCGCGTTCCGCCAAGCTGCGCGCTGCCGAGCGCACTGATGCGCCGGCGCAGGATGCCGGTCCATTGCCGGGCTGGCCGACGCTCGCCACTGTGCTGAGGGGAGGCTGA
- a CDS encoding DUF1254 domain-containing protein: MDRPFLLTLVGWLALAGATSAEDARPLKVTVGNFIRAETDFYFKTREFGKLHHDRDMAAIDKQDVVRMNRDTLYSSGVFDLDAGPVTVTLPDAGKRFMSMQVVSQDHYTTEVVYGPGRFAYPKDKVGTRYVFLLVRTLANPEDSVDLKAANAVQDAIKVEQADVGKFEVPNWDKASQDKVRDALNALAPLRDGDTGAMFGKPSEVDPVAHLIGTAIGWGGNPRYAAVYVPAYPKDNEGKVVHRLMVRDVPVDGFWSISVYNASGFFEKNDLNAYSLNNLTAKPNADGSFTIQFGGCRKDTPNCLPIMAGWNYTTRLYRPRKEIIDATWKFPEAEPVN; encoded by the coding sequence ATGGATCGTCCTTTTCTCCTCACTCTTGTCGGCTGGCTCGCACTGGCCGGGGCGACGTCCGCCGAGGACGCAAGGCCGCTGAAAGTGACGGTCGGCAACTTCATTCGCGCCGAGACGGACTTCTACTTCAAGACGCGGGAATTCGGGAAGTTGCACCATGACCGGGACATGGCGGCGATCGACAAGCAGGACGTCGTGCGGATGAATCGCGATACGCTGTATTCCTCAGGAGTCTTCGATCTCGACGCGGGCCCGGTGACCGTCACGCTGCCCGATGCGGGAAAGCGGTTCATGTCGATGCAGGTTGTCTCGCAGGACCACTACACGACCGAAGTCGTCTATGGACCCGGCCGCTTTGCGTACCCCAAAGACAAGGTCGGTACGCGCTATGTGTTCCTGCTGGTGCGAACTCTCGCCAATCCCGAAGACTCGGTCGACCTGAAAGCCGCCAATGCCGTTCAGGATGCGATCAAGGTCGAACAGGCAGACGTCGGAAAGTTCGAAGTGCCGAACTGGGACAAGGCATCGCAGGACAAGGTACGCGATGCGCTGAATGCGCTGGCGCCGCTGCGCGACGGCGACACCGGCGCCATGTTCGGCAAACCCAGCGAGGTCGATCCGGTTGCGCATCTCATCGGCACGGCCATCGGATGGGGCGGAAATCCAAGATACGCGGCGGTGTATGTTCCCGCCTATCCGAAAGACAATGAAGGCAAGGTCGTTCACAGACTGATGGTCAGGGACGTGCCCGTCGATGGCTTCTGGTCGATCAGCGTGTACAACGCCAGCGGCTTTTTCGAGAAGAATGATCTCAATGCCTATTCGCTCAACAATCTCACGGCGAAGCCGAATGCGGACGGATCGTTCACGATCCAGTTCGGCGGCTGCCGGAAGGACACGCCGAACTGCCTTCCGATCATGGCCGGCTGGAACTACACCACGCGGCTCTACCGGCCGCGCAAGGAAATCATTGACGCAACATGGAAATTCCCGGAGGCGGAGCCGGTGAATTGA
- a CDS encoding DHA2 family efflux MFS transporter permease subunit yields the protein MSDTTATPGAIPASAAPSETIAPKRLIAFLIMVFGMFMSILDIQIVSASLSEIQAGLSASSSEVSWVQTAYLIAEVIAIPLSGFLSRALGTRMLFAISAAGFTLASLMCGFTSSIEQMILWRAIQGFLGAGMIPTVFASAYTVFPRSKFHIVAPIIGLVATLAPTVGPTVGGYITDLMSWHWLFFVNVVPGIGITLGVLALVDFDEPHLELLDHFDWWGLGFMGGFLGTLEYVLEEGPRNDWFGDTSILICAILCVFTGVAFFWRVLTAHEPIVDIRAFTNRNFALGSMFSFCVGIGLYGLTYLYPRYLAEVRGYSALMIGETMFVSGVAMFCSAPIVGRLMQKVDLRYLIVTGLLLFATGTWQMTWITRDFDFYELLVPQILRGVGMMMAMVPVNNIALGTLAPERLKNASGLFNLTRNLGGALGLALINTALDYRTDFHISRLHDKVTWGNAMAVETLNKFTQSFQGKGDAALMALKQLNQIAHRQAVVMSFADSFYLLTLFYVALSTMVLLVKKPSNPATAGGGH from the coding sequence ATGTCCGACACCACAGCGACGCCGGGGGCTATCCCGGCAAGTGCGGCGCCGTCCGAAACGATCGCGCCGAAGCGCCTGATCGCGTTCCTGATCATGGTGTTCGGCATGTTCATGTCGATCCTCGACATCCAGATCGTCTCGGCGTCGCTGTCCGAGATCCAGGCCGGCCTCTCGGCCTCGTCGAGCGAAGTCTCCTGGGTGCAGACCGCCTATCTGATCGCCGAAGTGATCGCGATCCCGCTGTCCGGCTTTCTCTCCCGCGCGCTCGGCACCCGCATGCTGTTCGCCATTTCGGCGGCGGGCTTCACGCTGGCCAGCCTGATGTGCGGCTTCACGTCGTCGATCGAGCAGATGATCCTGTGGCGCGCCATCCAGGGTTTTCTCGGCGCCGGCATGATCCCGACCGTGTTCGCTTCGGCCTACACCGTGTTCCCGCGCTCCAAATTCCACATCGTCGCCCCGATCATCGGTCTCGTCGCGACGCTGGCGCCGACCGTGGGACCGACCGTCGGCGGCTACATCACCGACCTGATGTCATGGCACTGGCTGTTCTTCGTCAACGTGGTGCCGGGCATCGGCATCACCCTCGGCGTGCTGGCGCTGGTGGACTTCGACGAGCCGCATCTCGAACTGCTGGATCATTTCGACTGGTGGGGCCTCGGCTTCATGGGTGGCTTCCTCGGCACGCTCGAATACGTGCTGGAAGAGGGACCGCGCAACGACTGGTTCGGCGACACCTCGATCCTCATCTGCGCCATCCTGTGCGTGTTCACCGGCGTGGCGTTCTTCTGGCGCGTGCTCACCGCGCATGAGCCGATCGTCGACATCCGCGCCTTTACCAACCGCAATTTCGCGCTCGGTTCGATGTTCTCGTTCTGCGTCGGCATCGGCCTGTACGGCCTGACCTATCTCTATCCGCGCTACCTCGCCGAAGTGCGCGGCTACAGCGCGCTGATGATCGGTGAGACCATGTTCGTCTCCGGCGTCGCGATGTTCTGCAGCGCGCCGATCGTCGGACGGCTGATGCAGAAGGTCGATCTGCGCTATCTGATCGTGACCGGGCTGCTGCTGTTCGCCACCGGCACCTGGCAGATGACCTGGATTACCCGCGACTTCGACTTCTACGAGCTGCTGGTGCCGCAGATCCTGCGCGGCGTTGGCATGATGATGGCGATGGTTCCGGTCAACAATATCGCGCTGGGCACGTTGGCGCCGGAGCGGCTGAAGAACGCCTCGGGCCTGTTCAACCTGACGCGCAACCTCGGCGGCGCGCTCGGTCTCGCGCTGATCAACACCGCGCTGGACTATCGCACCGATTTCCACATCTCGCGGCTGCACGACAAGGTCACCTGGGGCAACGCCATGGCGGTGGAGACCCTCAACAAGTTCACCCAATCGTTCCAGGGCAAGGGCGACGCCGCGCTGATGGCGCTCAAGCAGCTCAACCAGATCGCCCATCGCCAGGCGGTGGTGATGAGTTTTGCCGACTCGTTCTACCTGCTGACGCTGTTCTATGTGGCGCTCAGCACCATGGTGCTGCTGGTCAAGAAGCCGAGCAATCCGGCCACAGCCGGCGGCGGGCATTAG
- a CDS encoding UDP-N-acetylmuramoyl-L-alanyl-D-glutamate--2,6-diaminopimelate ligase — translation MKLRDLFSDDAAMDAPAGEVAVSGLAVDSRAVKPGDVFFALAGARTDGARFVTQAIAAGAVAVVGDHAHIGLPVPFVTTPNPRRALALAAARFYPRQPAVIAAVTGTSGKTSVAAFARQIWERLGHVAASIGTIGLVSPQRAVYGSLTTPDPIALHRQLDEIAGDGVTHLAVEASSHGLDQYRLDGIRIAAGGFTNLSRDHMDYHPTVEHYLAAKLRLFRELVVDDGVAVISADHDCSAQVIAAARERQLRTITVGRQGDGAGEGIRLVAAAIDGFSQLLTLQHCGRMHDIRLPLVGEFQIENALVAAGLVIGTGGDAAEVLASLEHLEGAKGRLEQVGTHNGAPVFIDYAHKPDALAKALEALRPYAPRKLVVVIGAGGDRDTGKRPLMGAIAAEKADSVIVTDDNPRSEDPAAIRAAILAAAPGAVEIGDRAEAIKVAIAGLQQGDALLIAGKGHEIGQIVGDRTLHFSDHEAAAAALAARVA, via the coding sequence ATGAAACTGCGCGACCTTTTCAGCGATGACGCCGCGATGGACGCGCCCGCGGGCGAGGTTGCCGTGAGCGGTCTTGCGGTGGACAGTCGCGCGGTGAAGCCCGGCGATGTCTTCTTCGCACTGGCCGGCGCCAGGACCGACGGCGCGCGATTCGTCACCCAGGCCATCGCGGCCGGCGCCGTCGCCGTGGTCGGCGATCACGCGCATATCGGCCTGCCGGTGCCGTTCGTCACCACCCCCAATCCGCGCCGCGCGCTGGCGCTGGCCGCGGCAAGATTTTACCCGCGCCAACCCGCGGTCATCGCCGCGGTGACCGGGACCTCGGGCAAGACCTCGGTCGCGGCTTTCGCGCGGCAGATCTGGGAGCGGCTCGGCCACGTCGCCGCCAGCATCGGCACCATCGGCCTCGTCTCGCCACAGCGCGCCGTCTATGGCTCGCTGACCACGCCAGACCCGATCGCGCTGCACCGCCAGCTCGACGAGATCGCGGGCGACGGCGTCACGCATCTGGCGGTCGAGGCCTCGTCGCACGGTCTCGATCAATATCGCCTCGACGGCATCCGCATCGCGGCCGGCGGCTTCACCAACCTGTCGCGCGACCACATGGACTATCATCCGACCGTCGAACATTACCTCGCGGCCAAGCTGCGGCTGTTTCGCGAACTTGTCGTCGATGACGGCGTCGCGGTGATATCAGCGGATCACGACTGTTCGGCGCAGGTGATCGCCGCGGCGCGCGAACGACAGCTGCGCACCATCACCGTGGGGCGCCAGGGCGACGGCGCCGGCGAAGGCATCCGTCTCGTTGCCGCCGCCATCGACGGCTTTTCGCAATTGCTGACGCTGCAGCATTGCGGCCGGATGCATGACATCCGGCTGCCGCTGGTCGGCGAATTCCAGATCGAAAATGCGCTGGTGGCAGCTGGCCTGGTGATCGGCACGGGCGGTGACGCCGCCGAGGTGCTGGCATCGCTCGAGCATCTTGAAGGGGCGAAAGGCCGGCTGGAACAGGTCGGCACCCACAACGGTGCGCCGGTGTTCATCGACTACGCCCACAAGCCCGATGCGTTGGCCAAGGCGCTGGAAGCGCTGCGCCCCTATGCGCCGCGTAAGCTCGTGGTGGTGATCGGCGCCGGCGGCGACCGCGACACCGGCAAGCGACCGCTGATGGGCGCCATCGCCGCAGAGAAGGCCGACAGCGTCATCGTCACCGACGACAATCCGCGCAGCGAAGATCCCGCCGCGATCCGCGCCGCCATTCTCGCTGCCGCGCCCGGCGCGGTGGAGATCGGCGATCGCGCCGAAGCCATCAAGGTGGCCATCGCCGGGCTGCAGCAGGGCGACGCCTTGCTGATCGCCGGCAAGGGCCACGAGATCGGACAGATCGTCGGCGATCGCACGCTGCATTTTAGCGATCACGAAGCCGCTGCGGCGGCGCTTGCTGCGAGGGTTGCATGA
- a CDS encoding MBL fold metallo-hydrolase has translation MIVESIRKLGFRPEDIKIIINGHAHSDHAGAFAFFKELTGASLAVMESDVAPMEDGGKSDFHYGADWKIMGFPPAKVDRVLRSGDIVRLGDVVLEAWNTPGHTRGSTTWVSTLVDSGKAYKVVFLDGGGFNPGYRIAKPPTDYPGIGDDYRRTHHFWEMQKPDIWLGHHTEYFDLKGKRERAKTEGVNAWVDPEGYREFVADKKRAFEDEVDEELGVPKPAAK, from the coding sequence ATGATCGTCGAGTCCATCAGGAAGCTCGGTTTCAGACCCGAAGACATCAAGATCATCATCAACGGTCACGCTCATTCCGATCACGCCGGCGCGTTCGCCTTCTTCAAGGAGTTGACCGGCGCCAGCCTGGCGGTGATGGAGTCCGACGTCGCGCCGATGGAGGACGGCGGCAAGAGCGATTTCCATTACGGCGCCGACTGGAAGATCATGGGGTTTCCGCCGGCGAAGGTCGATCGCGTGCTGCGCAGCGGCGATATCGTCAGGCTCGGCGACGTCGTTCTCGAAGCCTGGAATACGCCGGGACATACGCGGGGATCGACGACATGGGTCAGCACGCTCGTCGATAGCGGCAAGGCCTACAAGGTCGTGTTTCTGGATGGCGGCGGCTTCAATCCCGGCTACCGGATCGCCAAGCCGCCCACCGATTATCCCGGCATCGGCGACGATTATCGCCGCACGCATCATTTCTGGGAGATGCAGAAACCCGATATCTGGCTCGGTCACCACACCGAATATTTCGACCTCAAGGGCAAGCGCGAAAGGGCCAAGACGGAAGGCGTCAACGCGTGGGTCGATCCCGAGGGCTATCGCGAGTTCGTGGCCGACAAGAAGCGCGCCTTCGAAGATGAGGTTGACGAAGAGCTGGGCGTACCGAAGCCCGCGGCGAAGTGA